Proteins found in one Isachenkonia alkalipeptolytica genomic segment:
- a CDS encoding NAD(P)/FAD-dependent oxidoreductase yields the protein MNPREVLIIGGGASGLTAAISAARKGARVTLIEGLNRVGKKILATGNGRCNLSNMTADKIHYHGENPEFMEYVVSQVTVEETLGFFQLLGLETKVEEGGKVFPLSDQASGVLDLLRYEVEKLGVRQILGDPVISLEKKAPEFTLKTASGKKILGDRVILATGGKSAPKLGSTGTGYALGKALGHSMTPVFPALVQIKCENPGFRNMKGVKIQGRIRSELKGRTLREEKGEILFTDYGVSGPPVLQLSRGIAESLGREERPGIVIDFFPEIPEEKLYETLWMMVSLDGEKPLDFSLIGLLNKKVIPVVLREIGVENLKKPCGEVGDQEIQKLTRLLKACRLKPSGTLSWKDSQVTAGGFRTKEIHPNTLESKTVPGLYFAGEVLDIDGDCGGFNLQWAWSSGIVAGERAAR from the coding sequence GTGAATCCCAGAGAAGTACTGATTATCGGCGGCGGTGCCAGCGGATTAACCGCGGCGATTTCCGCCGCAAGAAAAGGGGCAAGGGTGACTCTCATCGAAGGGCTTAACCGAGTGGGAAAGAAAATTCTTGCCACAGGAAACGGCCGTTGTAATTTATCAAATATGACCGCGGATAAAATACATTACCATGGGGAAAATCCTGAATTCATGGAGTACGTGGTGTCGCAGGTGACTGTGGAGGAAACCCTGGGTTTTTTCCAGCTTCTGGGCCTTGAGACCAAAGTGGAGGAAGGTGGGAAGGTTTTTCCTCTGTCGGATCAGGCCAGCGGCGTTTTGGACCTCCTCCGGTATGAAGTGGAGAAGTTAGGGGTCCGACAAATCCTTGGAGATCCGGTGATCTCCCTGGAAAAAAAAGCCCCGGAGTTTACCCTGAAAACCGCTTCGGGAAAAAAAATTTTGGGGGACCGGGTAATTTTAGCTACGGGGGGGAAATCCGCACCGAAATTAGGATCCACAGGGACCGGGTATGCCCTGGGAAAGGCTTTGGGTCATTCCATGACCCCGGTGTTTCCCGCTTTGGTGCAGATCAAATGTGAAAATCCCGGTTTTCGAAACATGAAAGGGGTTAAGATCCAGGGAAGGATCCGCTCGGAACTGAAAGGACGAACCTTAAGGGAAGAAAAGGGGGAAATACTGTTTACGGATTATGGTGTTTCCGGGCCTCCGGTACTGCAGCTCAGCCGCGGAATCGCAGAATCCCTGGGAAGGGAGGAAAGGCCCGGAATTGTGATAGATTTCTTCCCGGAAATCCCCGAGGAGAAACTTTATGAAACCCTGTGGATGATGGTGAGTTTAGATGGGGAAAAGCCCTTGGATTTCAGCCTGATCGGTTTATTGAATAAAAAAGTGATCCCCGTGGTCCTAAGGGAAATCGGTGTTGAAAATCTAAAAAAACCCTGTGGCGAAGTCGGGGATCAGGAGATACAAAAACTGACAAGGCTGTTAAAGGCCTGTCGCTTAAAACCCAGTGGAACCTTATCCTGGAAGGACTCACAAGTAACCGCGGGAGGGTTCCGAACAAAGGAAATTCATCCCAATACCCTGGAGTCTAAAACTGTACCGGGACTGTACTTTGCCGGAGAGGTTTTGGACATAGACGGAGACTGTGGGGGCTTTAATCTACAATGGGCCTGGTCCTCGGGGATCGTTGCCGGGGAAAGAGCCGCCCGGTAA
- a CDS encoding competence/damage-inducible protein A: MNAEILSVGTELLLGDIVNTNTQYIAKGLAELGINVYRQSVVGDNPKRLKSSMEESLGRADLVIVTGGLGPTKDDLTREVAADVLGKKLILDEEILRGIQGFFDQIKVTMEKSNRKQAYLPEGALAIENPNGTSPGILLEEGEKIMILLPGPPRELQPMFDNHIRPRLKKYGQGLVKSKVLNIFGIGESTMEAMVDDLMEAQDNPSLAPYCMKEGLILRITARARREEEADAMIRSLEEKVRERLGSYVYGTDHESLEEAVVEALLKKEYTISVAESCTGGLIAAKITNVPGASRIFPLSIVTYSEASKNTLLGISKENLKSHGTVSKETAIAMAKGIRKKGGTALGLAITGVAGPGGGTAKKPVGTIHIALVLGDRVFHEEKRLLGDRNRIRHMAAKHALNLVRKAVMEQ, encoded by the coding sequence ATGAATGCAGAGATTTTATCCGTAGGTACAGAACTTTTGCTGGGGGATATTGTGAATACCAATACCCAGTACATTGCAAAGGGCTTGGCAGAGCTTGGGATTAATGTTTATCGTCAGTCCGTGGTGGGGGACAATCCCAAGCGCTTAAAAAGCAGTATGGAAGAAAGCCTTGGTCGGGCGGATCTAGTAATCGTTACCGGAGGATTGGGCCCCACCAAGGATGACCTGACCCGGGAAGTTGCGGCGGACGTGCTGGGGAAGAAACTGATTTTAGATGAAGAAATTCTAAGGGGAATTCAGGGTTTTTTTGATCAAATCAAGGTAACCATGGAAAAAAGCAATAGGAAACAGGCTTATTTACCGGAAGGGGCCCTGGCTATTGAAAATCCCAATGGCACCTCTCCGGGGATTTTACTGGAGGAGGGGGAGAAAATTATGATTCTTCTACCGGGGCCTCCCCGGGAGCTGCAGCCCATGTTTGATAACCATATACGCCCCCGTCTTAAGAAATACGGTCAAGGTCTGGTAAAGTCCAAGGTGCTGAATATTTTCGGCATTGGAGAAAGCACCATGGAAGCCATGGTGGATGATCTTATGGAAGCCCAGGATAATCCCTCCCTTGCCCCCTATTGTATGAAAGAGGGGCTTATCCTTCGGATCACCGCAAGGGCCCGAAGGGAAGAGGAGGCGGATGCTATGATCCGTTCCTTAGAAGAGAAAGTGCGGGAGCGCCTGGGAAGTTATGTTTACGGTACGGATCATGAAAGCCTGGAAGAGGCCGTGGTGGAGGCCTTGCTAAAGAAAGAATACACCATCAGTGTGGCGGAGTCTTGTACCGGAGGGCTGATAGCAGCGAAAATCACCAATGTACCCGGCGCCTCAAGGATTTTCCCGCTCTCCATTGTTACCTATAGTGAGGCATCGAAAAATACCCTGTTGGGGATTTCAAAGGAGAACTTGAAAAGCCATGGAACGGTAAGCAAGGAAACCGCCATTGCCATGGCAAAAGGGATCCGGAAAAAAGGAGGAACCGCCCTGGGTCTAGCCATCACCGGCGTCGCCGGTCCCGGGGGAGGCACGGCAAAAAAACCCGTAGGAACCATACACATAGCCTTGGTCCTTGGGGACCGGGTGTTTCATGAAGAAAAACGGCTCCTGGGGGATCGAAATCGAATTCGCCATATGGCAGCAAAACATGCATTGAATCTTGTTCGAAAAGCGGTGATGGAACAGTGA
- a CDS encoding ArsR/SmtB family transcription factor, giving the protein MEIVEILKALGDDTRVRVLHLIQEKPLCVCEIQEILGISQSNTSRHLIKLKNAKLIRGDKKAQWVYYSLDPDTFGKYSFLEELMKNLNLYKDLDRDRQALQRLQEKGFSCETLTKG; this is encoded by the coding sequence ATGGAAATTGTGGAAATCCTAAAAGCTCTGGGGGATGATACCCGGGTTCGGGTCCTGCATTTAATTCAGGAAAAACCCCTATGTGTCTGTGAAATCCAAGAAATTCTAGGGATATCTCAGTCCAACACTTCAAGGCATCTTATTAAACTGAAGAATGCGAAATTGATTCGAGGGGATAAAAAAGCTCAGTGGGTATATTATTCCTTAGACCCGGATACCTTTGGGAAATACTCCTTCTTAGAGGAGCTGATGAAAAATCTTAACCTATACAAAGATTTAGACAGGGACCGCCAGGCGTTACAAAGGTTACAGGAAAAAGGCTTCTCCTGTGAAACATTAACGAAAGGCTAG
- a CDS encoding sigma 54-interacting transcriptional regulator has protein sequence MEEKKLKLQSIKDTVEQIAEVIAMVLGIEVSIIDQRGERLYVTGSYKDTIEGYVSLDSVFSEVLEGKKDQAVTDKLQSMTCRDCSYRDQCLELANLCAPISVDGEILGLISLIAFDDDQRQRLVDNQEAYRKFIDKMANFLESKMIEEHSKHQISIQKVQLEAILNGVDEGIISVNAKGEILFINENAEKLLGKSEKGLQGKPLSEVFRHFERIEKALKDITSNNKKGGRLISKPLAAKNGKDARFFLGNYNPVRKEGTDIGGILSFRPYKDIYQMAQEVHREEAFVGFDSIVGESKILQETIKIGKAAAKQNSTVLIQGESGTGKEMFAKALHLASPRREKNYIPINCGSIPETLLESELFGYEPGAFTDANKKGKKGKFLLAHEGTIFLDEIGDMPLNLQVKLLRFLEDGVIEPLGSIKSKYVDVRVIAATNQNLEELMEQKLFREDLFYRLNVVPLRIPPLRERREDIEILAEVFLRRYEERFEKEGKHLSLEAKKVLKEYSWPGNVRELENCMEYALNVSKNRMIHKEDLQQRILGDNPKDPEGDGILSLDSMEEKMIKKALGHYKNTKAAAEALGIGQATIYRKMKKYGIT, from the coding sequence ATGGAAGAAAAAAAACTGAAACTCCAATCCATTAAGGATACCGTAGAACAAATTGCGGAAGTGATTGCCATGGTTCTGGGTATTGAGGTAAGCATTATCGACCAGAGAGGAGAGCGCCTCTATGTTACCGGTTCCTATAAGGATACCATCGAAGGCTATGTTTCGTTGGATTCCGTATTCTCGGAAGTCCTGGAAGGGAAAAAAGATCAAGCGGTGACGGACAAACTGCAATCCATGACCTGTCGGGACTGTTCTTATCGGGATCAGTGTTTAGAGCTTGCTAATCTCTGCGCCCCCATAAGCGTAGACGGAGAGATTTTAGGTCTGATCAGCCTGATTGCCTTTGACGACGACCAGCGACAGCGACTGGTGGACAACCAGGAAGCCTACCGAAAGTTCATTGATAAGATGGCAAACTTCCTGGAGAGTAAAATGATTGAAGAGCACTCAAAGCATCAAATTTCCATCCAGAAGGTTCAGCTGGAAGCCATCTTAAACGGGGTGGATGAAGGGATCATCAGCGTAAATGCCAAGGGGGAAATTCTGTTTATTAATGAGAACGCAGAAAAGCTTTTGGGTAAATCCGAGAAGGGTCTACAAGGAAAGCCCTTATCCGAGGTGTTTCGGCACTTCGAGCGAATCGAGAAAGCCTTAAAAGACATAACCTCCAACAACAAAAAAGGGGGACGTCTGATTTCCAAACCTCTGGCGGCAAAAAATGGAAAGGATGCCCGATTTTTTCTCGGCAATTACAACCCCGTACGAAAAGAAGGCACGGATATCGGCGGAATTCTAAGCTTCCGTCCCTATAAAGACATCTATCAGATGGCCCAGGAAGTTCATCGGGAAGAGGCTTTTGTAGGTTTTGATTCCATTGTGGGGGAAAGTAAAATCCTCCAGGAAACCATAAAAATCGGGAAAGCGGCGGCAAAACAAAATTCCACGGTGTTGATTCAGGGAGAAAGTGGCACGGGAAAAGAAATGTTTGCCAAGGCCCTTCATCTGGCAAGTCCTAGGCGGGAGAAAAACTATATACCCATTAACTGCGGATCGATTCCCGAAACCCTGTTGGAGAGTGAGCTTTTCGGTTATGAACCGGGAGCCTTCACCGATGCCAACAAGAAGGGTAAAAAAGGAAAGTTTCTTTTGGCCCATGAAGGGACGATTTTTCTCGATGAGATCGGGGATATGCCCCTGAATCTTCAGGTGAAGCTACTACGGTTTTTAGAGGATGGAGTGATTGAGCCCCTGGGATCCATAAAATCCAAATATGTGGATGTTCGGGTAATCGCAGCGACGAATCAAAACCTGGAAGAGCTGATGGAACAAAAACTATTCCGGGAGGATCTTTTTTACCGGTTGAATGTGGTGCCTCTTCGAATCCCTCCCCTGCGCGAGCGAAGGGAAGATATTGAAATATTGGCGGAGGTATTTCTCAGGAGATATGAAGAGCGTTTTGAGAAGGAAGGAAAACATCTTTCCCTGGAGGCGAAAAAAGTATTGAAAGAGTATTCCTGGCCGGGAAATGTTCGGGAGCTGGAGAATTGTATGGAGTATGCCCTGAATGTTTCAAAGAACCGGATGATTCATAAGGAGGATTTGCAGCAGCGGATTCTGGGAGATAACCCAAAGGATCCGGAAGGGGACGGGATTCTGTCGTTGGATTCGATGGAAGAAAAAATGATCAAAAAAGCACTGGGGCACTACAAAAACACAAAAGCTGCGGCAGAGGCGCTGGGAATCGGACAGGCAACGATTTACCGGAAAATGAAAAAGTATGGTATTACCTAA
- a CDS encoding L-cysteine desulfidase family protein: protein MEKMIIDMLKEEIRPAVGCTEPVAVAYGAALAKELLGEDLEELKILVNSNLYKNGMGVFVPGTTKKGLRWAAVLGALLGNPDKELEVLENLPLESETLGREFLDKHRVTVNYLEKKPEVFIEVKAFGNQSHSRVIIEKTHGNVVLKEKNGDKIYVKENKGEKEQPREFLRRDLDIEGLRGSVKKLTKEDLSFLNPVIEKNCHIGNEGKKIKLGMGVGYSLTRLMEEGKIGEDALNKAKAITAGASDARMSGASYTVYSCAGSGNQGLAASLPVIVMAEELNLGEETLLQGLALSFMVTIYVKNRIGRLSPLCGCGIAAGVGSAVALGEFMDMSTEEIEKGIQNIIGNLTGMICDGAKPGCALKLSTSVGGVMEMMLLAKAGACISESEGITGKTLQKSIENLGALSTKGMESADDLILQLMVAQNP from the coding sequence ATGGAAAAAATGATTATCGATATGCTAAAAGAAGAAATCCGACCGGCGGTAGGTTGTACGGAGCCGGTGGCCGTGGCCTATGGGGCAGCCTTGGCCAAGGAACTTCTCGGGGAAGACCTAGAGGAGTTAAAGATATTGGTAAATTCCAATCTGTATAAAAACGGTATGGGGGTGTTTGTCCCGGGAACCACGAAGAAAGGCCTTCGCTGGGCGGCGGTCCTGGGGGCTTTACTGGGAAACCCCGATAAAGAGTTGGAGGTTCTGGAAAATCTCCCCTTGGAAAGTGAAACCCTTGGCCGGGAGTTTTTAGATAAACACCGGGTTACGGTAAACTACCTGGAAAAAAAGCCGGAGGTTTTTATCGAGGTAAAAGCCTTTGGAAACCAAAGCCATAGCCGGGTAATTATCGAAAAAACCCATGGAAATGTGGTGTTGAAAGAAAAAAACGGGGATAAGATTTATGTAAAGGAAAACAAAGGGGAAAAAGAGCAGCCTAGGGAGTTTCTTCGACGGGATCTGGATATCGAAGGCCTAAGAGGATCCGTAAAAAAGCTTACAAAGGAGGACTTGAGCTTTTTAAATCCCGTGATCGAGAAAAACTGCCATATCGGCAATGAAGGCAAAAAGATCAAACTGGGGATGGGGGTTGGCTACAGCTTAACCCGTTTGATGGAAGAAGGCAAGATCGGAGAAGATGCACTGAATAAAGCAAAGGCTATTACCGCTGGGGCATCGGATGCCCGTATGTCCGGGGCTTCTTACACGGTATACAGTTGCGCCGGTAGCGGCAATCAAGGCTTGGCTGCATCCCTTCCGGTCATTGTTATGGCCGAGGAGCTAAACCTTGGAGAAGAGACCCTGCTTCAGGGGCTGGCCCTGAGTTTCATGGTGACCATTTATGTGAAAAACCGGATCGGAAGACTGTCGCCTCTTTGCGGTTGCGGAATTGCTGCAGGGGTGGGGAGCGCCGTGGCCCTGGGGGAATTCATGGACATGTCCACGGAGGAAATTGAAAAGGGGATTCAAAACATTATCGGGAATCTTACGGGGATGATCTGTGACGGGGCAAAGCCCGGCTGTGCCCTGAAGCTTTCCACCTCCGTGGGAGGGGTTATGGAAATGATGCTTTTGGCAAAGGCGGGAGCCTGCATTTCCGAGAGTGAGGGGATTACGGGAAAAACTTTGCAGAAAAGTATTGAAAACCTGGGAGCCTTGAGCACGAAAGGGATGGAAAGTGCAGACGATTTAATACTGCAACTGATGGTGGCTCAAAACCCATAG
- a CDS encoding family 1 encapsulin nanocompartment shell protein, producing the protein MDILKRSIAPLTEEAWKEIDEQAVEVLRSHLSARKTVHVEGPKGWDYTVVPEGRLALVDNEKDVKTGIYKSTPLVEARISFELDRWEMDNLVRGAKDIELEALENAVHKLAVFEEEAIYNGYDKGQIKGLKASSEQETLTFGDDAKTILEMLAKGMIMLQDAFAKKPYNLVVGDEAWKRINRESDSYPLVKQIEELIEGKVIHSHVVQGAFLLPEDHEDLEMTIGQDYSIGYESHTDEKVRLFITESFAFRVLDPALIINFKV; encoded by the coding sequence ATGGATATTTTAAAGAGAAGCATTGCACCTTTAACAGAAGAGGCGTGGAAGGAAATAGATGAACAGGCGGTTGAAGTTTTACGATCCCACCTGTCGGCGAGAAAAACCGTTCATGTGGAAGGCCCTAAGGGATGGGACTACACCGTGGTCCCCGAGGGTCGTTTAGCCCTTGTGGATAATGAAAAAGATGTGAAAACCGGTATATATAAATCCACCCCCCTAGTGGAAGCTAGAATCAGCTTCGAACTGGACCGGTGGGAAATGGACAATCTGGTACGGGGAGCGAAGGATATCGAACTGGAAGCCCTGGAAAATGCAGTTCATAAACTTGCGGTATTTGAAGAAGAGGCGATTTACAATGGCTATGACAAAGGACAGATTAAAGGCCTGAAGGCATCCAGCGAACAGGAAACCCTAACCTTCGGAGACGATGCGAAAACCATTCTGGAAATGCTTGCAAAAGGCATGATTATGCTGCAGGATGCTTTTGCGAAAAAGCCCTATAACCTCGTAGTGGGAGACGAAGCCTGGAAACGAATAAACCGGGAATCCGATAGTTATCCCTTGGTTAAGCAGATAGAAGAGCTGATTGAAGGAAAGGTGATCCACAGCCATGTGGTGCAGGGCGCCTTTTTACTTCCCGAAGATCATGAAGATCTGGAAATGACCATTGGTCAGGACTATTCCATCGGATACGAATCCCATACCGATGAAAAAGTGCGGTTATTTATTACTGAATCCTTTGCCTTTAGGGTATTGGATCCCGCTTTAATCATCAATTTCAAGGTTTAG
- a CDS encoding encapsulin-associated ferritin-like protein has product MSNYHEPVELLSEKAKNITRAINSLREELEAVDWYNQRVEASEDEELQQIMAHNRDEEIEHACMTIEWLRRNMDKWDEELKTYLFTDQPIIEAEEGAEESGGKPPSKGLNIGKLK; this is encoded by the coding sequence ATGTCAAATTATCATGAACCAGTAGAGCTGTTAAGCGAAAAAGCAAAAAATATCACAAGAGCCATTAATAGTTTAAGAGAGGAATTAGAAGCGGTGGACTGGTACAACCAACGGGTGGAAGCCAGCGAAGACGAAGAATTACAGCAAATTATGGCCCACAATAGAGACGAAGAAATTGAGCACGCTTGCATGACCATTGAGTGGCTCCGAAGAAACATGGATAAATGGGACGAAGAATTAAAAACCTATTTGTTTACGGATCAGCCGATTATTGAAGCCGAGGAAGGGGCAGAAGAAAGTGGAGGAAAGCCTCCCAGCAAAGGCCTTAATATCGGGAAATTAAAATAA
- a CDS encoding hemerythrin domain-containing protein, giving the protein MDGIQLMIDEHKTIKRMLQVIRSYCLRILNGKEVEGQDVFRMIDFVRNYADKHHHGKEEDLLFKFMTEELGATAEKLVRNGMLVEHDLGRLYMRELEEATQKMIDGDPEAKVDVIGHAMSYYHLLQRHIDKEDGMVYKYGENNLSKETLERVNRETEILEKEAREKGVQEKYERLVDELEKKYVTS; this is encoded by the coding sequence ATGGATGGAATTCAATTAATGATCGATGAGCATAAAACCATTAAACGGATGCTCCAGGTGATTCGAAGCTATTGTCTACGGATCCTCAACGGAAAAGAGGTTGAGGGGCAGGACGTCTTTAGAATGATCGATTTTGTCAGAAATTATGCGGACAAACACCATCATGGAAAAGAAGAGGATTTGCTCTTTAAATTTATGACCGAGGAGCTGGGAGCCACGGCGGAGAAGCTGGTACGAAACGGCATGCTGGTGGAACACGATTTAGGAAGACTGTATATGCGGGAGTTGGAAGAGGCGACCCAAAAAATGATCGACGGGGATCCGGAAGCAAAGGTGGATGTGATTGGGCACGCCATGTCCTACTATCATTTATTACAGCGCCACATTGATAAGGAAGACGGAATGGTTTATAAGTACGGAGAAAATAATCTGTCTAAAGAAACCCTAGAGCGGGTGAACCGGGAAACCGAGATTTTGGAAAAAGAAGCCCGGGAAAAAGGGGTTCAGGAAAAATACGAAAGACTTGTGGATGAACTGGAAAAAAAGTATGTAACTTCCTAG
- a CDS encoding leucine-rich repeat domain-containing protein, with translation MKSKIAMINLIIVGICVLLVSGISPAFAGESEASFRYRELEEGTVKLVGFQGEPQETVKVPATLKDKKVTVIGEEAFRNYSIRSVVLPRGLLEIEPYAFANNSIEEMVLPDTIEYIGEGAFGNNQLKSLHLPSSLRNIEVWAFRKNQIEELTFEEGLETIGSGAFRGNKVKSLILPQGLKTIESFAFDNSQLESITFPETTQSIGVGAFRGNNLQELLLPQGLRELGERAFIDNQLKGVTFQGSLDRIPSRAFQSNGIEEVVFPKGLKVLGEASFQDNQLKEVQLPMGVERVEAFAFRNNQIENLELPGSLRIVENSGFRDNRLTELFLLRGLEEIHRGAFMGNRLEKVEFPSGLREISVNGFRDNQLQTVNLPETLEVLGRYAFYQNPVEELRLPEGLQESTDIEDIIGPQALEDQQEQGNLQSDGEEGYAGEAFGLFDLWQRYQPIFAGITFFMILLGTLILGKYLYQEMNRHP, from the coding sequence ATGAAAAGCAAAATAGCAATGATCAATTTGATAATTGTTGGGATCTGTGTGCTTTTGGTTTCCGGAATTTCCCCGGCCTTTGCCGGAGAAAGCGAAGCTTCCTTTAGATACAGGGAATTAGAGGAGGGCACCGTGAAACTTGTAGGTTTTCAGGGGGAACCCCAAGAGACGGTGAAAGTGCCCGCAACCCTTAAGGACAAGAAGGTAACGGTGATCGGCGAGGAAGCTTTTCGAAATTACAGCATACGGTCTGTGGTGCTTCCTCGGGGTCTTTTGGAGATTGAACCCTATGCCTTTGCCAACAACAGTATTGAAGAGATGGTTCTGCCGGACACCATAGAATACATCGGAGAGGGAGCCTTTGGCAACAATCAACTGAAAAGCCTGCACCTTCCCTCTTCCCTAAGAAACATTGAAGTTTGGGCCTTTCGAAAGAATCAAATAGAGGAACTGACCTTTGAAGAAGGGTTGGAAACCATAGGGTCCGGGGCTTTTCGGGGGAATAAAGTGAAAAGCCTGATCCTTCCCCAAGGACTCAAAACAATCGAAAGTTTCGCCTTTGATAATAGTCAGCTGGAAAGCATAACCTTCCCGGAAACCACCCAATCCATTGGTGTGGGAGCCTTTCGGGGAAATAACCTTCAAGAGTTGTTGTTGCCCCAAGGTTTACGGGAGTTAGGGGAACGGGCTTTTATCGATAACCAGTTGAAAGGGGTAACCTTTCAGGGAAGCCTGGACAGAATCCCTTCCCGGGCCTTCCAATCCAATGGGATCGAGGAGGTGGTTTTTCCAAAGGGGCTGAAGGTTCTTGGAGAAGCTTCCTTTCAAGACAATCAATTAAAAGAGGTGCAACTTCCCATGGGGGTTGAAAGGGTGGAGGCCTTTGCTTTTCGCAATAATCAAATCGAAAATCTTGAATTGCCGGGAAGCCTTAGGATTGTGGAGAACTCCGGATTTCGGGATAATCGTTTGACAGAACTTTTCTTGCTTCGGGGCCTGGAAGAAATTCATCGAGGAGCCTTCATGGGAAATCGACTGGAAAAAGTGGAATTCCCTTCGGGACTCCGGGAGATTTCCGTAAACGGTTTCCGAGACAATCAACTACAAACCGTGAACCTTCCCGAGACGCTGGAGGTCCTGGGAAGGTATGCTTTTTATCAAAATCCTGTGGAAGAATTGAGACTTCCGGAAGGCTTACAGGAAAGTACGGACATCGAAGACATTATCGGACCCCAAGCCTTGGAAGATCAACAGGAACAGGGGAATCTCCAGAGTGACGGGGAAGAAGGGTACGCCGGGGAGGCCTTTGGCCTGTTCGATTTATGGCAACGGTATCAACCTATTTTTGCAGGAATTACCTTTTTTATGATTCTTCTGGGGACCCTGATCCTTGGAAAATACCTTTATCAGGAAATGAACCGACACCCCTAG
- a CDS encoding branched-chain amino acid aminotransferase: MSKKVDIEWSKLGFSYMKTDYRYLSKWKDGQWDDGALVEDNDLSISEASTALHYGQQCFEGMKAYRRKDGKIQLFRPDQNAKRINKSCERILMPQIPEEKFIDAVKQVVKANEHFVPPYGSGATLYLRPFVIGVGHNLGVRPAPEYIFSIFAVPVGPYFKGGLKPVNFMTSPYDRAATYGTGAAKVGGNYAGSLYPNKIAKDKGFADAIYLDPATHTKIEEVGAANFFGITHDDKFITPDSPSILPSITKYSLLHVAKEYLNLEVEERDVLVDNLDEFKEAGACGTAAVITPIGGIQHKDDFHVFHSETEVGPITRKLYDTLYNIQFGDDEAPEGWIVEVD, from the coding sequence ATGAGCAAAAAAGTTGATATTGAATGGAGCAAACTGGGTTTTAGCTATATGAAGACCGACTACCGCTATCTTTCAAAGTGGAAGGACGGCCAGTGGGATGACGGTGCCTTAGTGGAGGATAATGACCTGAGCATCAGCGAAGCCTCCACCGCCCTTCACTATGGCCAACAGTGTTTTGAAGGAATGAAGGCTTATCGGAGAAAAGACGGGAAAATCCAGCTTTTCCGACCTGACCAGAATGCGAAAAGAATCAACAAAAGCTGTGAGCGGATCTTAATGCCTCAAATTCCAGAAGAAAAATTTATCGATGCGGTAAAGCAGGTGGTTAAAGCCAACGAGCACTTTGTACCTCCCTACGGAAGCGGTGCTACCTTATATTTAAGACCCTTTGTTATCGGGGTGGGCCACAATCTCGGTGTTCGACCGGCTCCCGAATATATTTTCTCAATCTTTGCCGTACCCGTGGGCCCTTACTTTAAAGGCGGCCTAAAGCCGGTAAACTTTATGACTTCCCCCTATGACCGGGCGGCAACCTATGGTACCGGAGCTGCAAAGGTAGGCGGAAATTACGCAGGAAGCTTATATCCCAACAAAATAGCCAAGGATAAAGGTTTTGCCGATGCCATCTACCTGGATCCTGCTACCCACACAAAAATTGAAGAGGTTGGAGCTGCCAACTTCTTTGGCATTACCCATGACGACAAATTTATTACCCCGGACTCCCCATCTATCCTGCCAAGCATCACAAAGTATTCTTTGCTCCACGTAGCGAAGGAATACTTAAACCTGGAAGTGGAAGAACGGGACGTACTGGTTGATAACTTAGATGAGTTTAAGGAAGCCGGCGCCTGCGGTACCGCGGCGGTGATCACCCCGATTGGCGGCATCCAGCACAAAGATGACTTCCATGTATTCCACAGTGAAACGGAAGTAGGACCCATCACTCGAAAACTGTATGACACCCTTTACAATATCCAGTTCGGAGACGATGAAGCCCCCGAAGGATGGATTGTAGAAGTAGACTAG